The Coleofasciculaceae cyanobacterium genome window below encodes:
- a CDS encoding HEAT repeat domain-containing protein produces MDNRFSNIFNLTEDQAIALLKKPLNTEDGTSERYVGAAHLINFPTERSIDALIEAIQDRDPALENRIARRKAVESLGRLKAVKAMPVIKCCLNDEDSLTVENAVWAIGEIGTEDRFILEAIADLLTKPNQTYRVIIHTLANFDYKPAISRIEPFTDDPDETIASAAIASLARLTDNLSQMDRVAEFLQHSNINVRRACIQDLIDVEYYPAISAIAKAPISRVFRLRGIRLLAAKGLAAGKISFAEIEPSLDRIVRDRPQDIEMVHEYDQAPSKEFLIRELYHTDFGRCYLAGKTLLSIYHPKEATDALLQTYAEEAHNDYGAHFHVVKLLGLLNHQPSYDLIVEALHNTSPQFQKSRAAAAIALGNLQATQAIPILKETLNTPIFDLKYACLLALEQLGESCWSEVADDQNLLIKAKANHKMN; encoded by the coding sequence ATGGATAACAGATTTTCTAATATATTTAACTTAACTGAAGACCAGGCGATCGCACTGTTGAAAAAGCCTTTAAATACTGAGGATGGAACATCTGAACGTTATGTAGGTGCGGCACACCTAATCAACTTTCCTACCGAGAGATCGATTGATGCCCTAATCGAAGCAATCCAAGATCGCGATCCTGCCTTGGAAAATCGAATTGCCAGACGCAAAGCAGTAGAAAGTTTAGGACGCTTAAAGGCAGTTAAAGCAATGCCAGTAATAAAGTGTTGTTTAAACGATGAAGACTCACTAACAGTGGAAAACGCAGTCTGGGCAATTGGAGAAATCGGCACAGAAGATCGGTTTATCCTCGAAGCGATCGCCGATTTACTAACTAAACCTAATCAAACCTATCGCGTAATTATCCATACCTTAGCCAACTTTGATTACAAACCAGCTATAAGCAGAATCGAGCCTTTTACTGATGATCCTGATGAAACGATCGCCAGTGCGGCGATTGCTTCTTTGGCTCGGTTAACTGACAACCTGAGTCAGATGGATCGTGTAGCTGAGTTTCTTCAGCACAGTAATATTAATGTCAGACGCGCCTGTATACAGGATTTAATTGACGTGGAGTATTATCCAGCAATTTCGGCAATTGCCAAAGCGCCAATTTCCAGAGTCTTTCGTTTACGAGGCATTCGGCTATTAGCAGCCAAAGGTTTAGCTGCGGGTAAAATTAGTTTTGCCGAGATTGAACCCAGCTTAGATCGAATAGTGCGCGATCGACCCCAAGACATTGAAATGGTACACGAATACGACCAAGCACCATCTAAAGAATTTTTAATCAGAGAACTTTATCATACTGACTTTGGACGTTGTTATCTAGCCGGAAAAACTTTATTGTCAATATATCATCCAAAAGAAGCTACAGATGCCCTGTTACAAACTTACGCTGAGGAAGCACATAACGACTATGGCGCACATTTTCATGTGGTTAAATTATTAGGCTTACTCAATCACCAGCCTAGTTACGATTTAATAGTAGAGGCTTTGCATAATACATCTCCTCAGTTTCAGAAATCTCGCGCAGCAGCGGCGATCGCTTTAGGAAATCTTCAGGCTACGCAAGCTATTCCTATTCTTAAAGAAACTCTAAATACGCCAATTTTTGACCTCAAATATGCTTGTCTTTTGGCATTGGAACAATTAGGTGAAAGCTGTTGGTCAGAAGTAGCAGATGATCAAAATCTTTTGATTAAGGCTAAGGCAAATCACAAAATGAATTAA
- a CDS encoding 4'-phosphopantetheinyl transferase superfamily protein has product MRDHNRQETIWQFPQSQPMLEEGQVHIWRASLDLPTVVIDQLATFLSPDEIERANKFRFAQHKRRFIAARGILRELLSNYLQISPNDLKFKYGDRGKPLLTGFKQDSPLKFNLSHSEEYVLYGFTYHHSIGVDLEYIREMPDAVKIAQRFFSDREYRLINSVEDTQKSAVFFKLWTAKEAYLKAIGIGLAGSLANVDIIFDCVQSPRLLAISGSKTAVTSWSIYSCIPATSYIATIAVKTLIPFKQINFWHWHQGSSSITPD; this is encoded by the coding sequence ATGAGAGACCACAATCGTCAAGAAACAATTTGGCAATTTCCTCAAAGTCAACCAATGTTGGAAGAAGGTCAGGTTCATATTTGGCGCGCTAGCCTTGATTTACCTACCGTAGTAATTGACCAGTTAGCTACTTTTTTATCACCTGATGAAATAGAGCGAGCCAATAAATTTCGCTTTGCACAACATAAAAGAAGATTTATTGCAGCCAGAGGTATTTTAAGAGAGTTGTTGAGTAATTATCTGCAAATTAGTCCCAATGATTTAAAATTCAAGTATGGAGATCGCGGGAAGCCTCTGTTAACTGGGTTCAAACAGGATAGTCCTTTAAAATTTAATCTTTCTCACTCTGAAGAATACGTTCTTTACGGGTTCACCTATCATCACTCTATTGGAGTAGATCTTGAATACATAAGAGAAATGCCAGATGCAGTTAAAATTGCTCAGCGTTTTTTTTCTGATAGAGAATATAGATTAATCAATAGTGTTGAAGATACACAAAAATCGGCAGTGTTTTTTAAGTTGTGGACTGCAAAAGAGGCTTATTTAAAAGCGATCGGTATAGGACTAGCAGGTTCGTTAGCCAATGTCGATATAATCTTCGACTGCGTTCAATCTCCTCGCCTACTAGCAATTTCAGGAAGTAAAACAGCAGTGACAAGTTGGTCAATCTATTCTTGTATTCCTGCAACAAGCTATATAGCAACAATAGCAGTTAAAACTTTGATACCCTTTAAGCAAATTAATTTCTGGCATTGGCATCAAGGTAGTTCCAGCATTACTCCCGACTGA
- a CDS encoding 2Fe-2S iron-sulfur cluster-binding protein, protein MTTITFAKEKQEVIAAQGSNLREKALQNRVDIYTFGGKLRNCGGYGQCATCIVEVAEGMENLSPKTDFEKRRLKKKPDNYRLACQTLVNGPVTIITKPKPSKKK, encoded by the coding sequence ATGACGACAATTACCTTTGCCAAGGAAAAACAAGAAGTGATCGCTGCACAGGGGTCAAATTTGCGCGAGAAAGCTCTTCAAAATCGAGTTGATATTTATACTTTCGGCGGTAAGCTCAGAAATTGTGGTGGTTATGGGCAATGTGCAACTTGTATTGTCGAAGTTGCTGAAGGCATGGAGAATTTATCTCCTAAAACAGATTTTGAAAAGCGCAGATTAAAGAAAAAGCCTGATAACTATCGTTTAGCTTGTCAAACTCTAGTCAATGGTCCAGTCACTATAATTACCAAACCAAAGCCT